A genome region from Candidatus Ancaeobacter aquaticus includes the following:
- a CDS encoding LptF/LptG family permease, translating into MRILHNYVTKEILTSFFFALIVFTLVLFLGNILRLVEFIVRGVGLIVIFKFMLYIIPSILTHSIAMALLTSVLITFGKLSVDNELTAMRSSGIRMARIVFPVISIAILLSIACIYLNNYAQPYCHFNLKKLKAQIGVKNPANLIKSGTFIDEFPPYLIYIGEKERNKFTDIVIHEIKPNNTINFIKANSGELVTDLETHELTLKLYNGALEEPDSSSGHTIHGNFSAYIVSLGNSEMTDISRLKKSTKDKTTKELVGEKMLFKEKLKKATPDEKKIIRKRISFLETRIQERLSFALACLAFTLIGIPLGIKSHRKEKSIGVAIALLLVLVHYGFTLLANALEELPQFYPAVIMQSPNIILSIVGIYLIYRVSRT; encoded by the coding sequence ATGAGAATACTTCATAATTATGTCACAAAAGAAATACTTACTTCATTTTTCTTTGCGCTCATTGTTTTTACTTTAGTGCTTTTTCTCGGCAATATTCTCCGTTTAGTCGAATTTATTGTTCGTGGTGTCGGCCTCATCGTCATTTTTAAGTTCATGCTATATATTATTCCCTCAATTCTCACACATTCGATTGCCATGGCACTTTTGACATCTGTTCTCATTACCTTTGGTAAACTATCCGTTGATAACGAACTTACCGCAATGCGTTCAAGCGGCATCAGAATGGCAAGAATCGTTTTTCCTGTCATATCAATCGCAATACTCTTGAGTATCGCCTGTATATACCTTAATAATTATGCGCAGCCATACTGTCACTTTAACCTCAAAAAGCTCAAAGCACAGATTGGGGTAAAAAACCCCGCTAATTTAATAAAATCAGGTACATTTATCGATGAGTTTCCTCCATACCTCATTTATATCGGAGAAAAAGAGAGAAATAAGTTCACCGACATAGTTATCCACGAAATCAAACCAAATAACACCATTAATTTTATTAAAGCAAACAGCGGTGAACTCGTAACAGATCTGGAAACCCACGAACTTACGCTGAAACTCTATAATGGCGCTCTTGAAGAACCGGACTCGTCATCCGGACACACTATCCATGGAAATTTCTCCGCATATATCGTTTCCCTTGGCAATTCTGAGATGACAGACATATCCCGGCTTAAAAAATCAACGAAAGATAAAACCACTAAAGAGCTCGTCGGAGAGAAAATGCTGTTTAAAGAAAAACTCAAGAAGGCAACACCAGATGAAAAAAAAATCATACGTAAAAGAATATCATTTCTTGAAACAAGAATACAAGAGCGGTTATCCTTTGCACTTGCATGTCTTGCCTTTACCTTAATAGGAATACCGCTGGGAATAAAATCTCATCGTAAAGAAAAGTCTATTGGTGTGGCTATCGCACTTTTACTTGTATTAGTTCACTATGGGTTCACTCTTCTTGCAAATGCGTTAGAAGAACTCCCTCAGTTTTATCCAGCCGTTATCATGCAATCACCGAATATTATTCTGTCTATTGTCGGCATCTATCTCATATACAGAGTGTCACGGACATAG
- a CDS encoding CPBP family intramembrane metalloprotease, which produces MRPSLLIVFILGAVLFISAIITPFIHAGIELILDLFPSLYSLSEFDYDRVMSRIMLVIAVILFVVYRKRLFSPDIWSRWFPKNVHGKRDFFVGVVIAALSLIVLIALTLAIGFRKIDISSFTYIKCIKVFVQAIMSALVVSLIEEVFFRGFVLQTLLNDMKKFFAVLVTSFFYAIVHFTKIEDHPHFEFMDMLSGFKSLLLMVEPLSHPAQFVPECIGLFFVGIILAYCALWTRSLYLSIGLHVGWIFILKIDGLFVTVNQGWNYKFYGTDKMVDGYLSWIILGVVFIVVTLVYMPRKKKEIPLDVSDSTPVH; this is translated from the coding sequence ATGAGACCATCTTTATTAATAGTATTTATACTTGGCGCAGTCCTTTTTATAAGTGCTATCATCACTCCGTTTATCCATGCAGGTATTGAACTTATCTTAGATCTGTTTCCCTCATTATATTCGCTCTCAGAATTTGATTACGATAGAGTGATGAGCCGTATTATGCTTGTTATTGCGGTGATACTCTTTGTTGTGTATAGAAAACGGCTATTTTCTCCGGATATATGGAGCCGTTGGTTTCCAAAAAATGTTCACGGGAAGCGGGATTTCTTTGTGGGAGTAGTAATCGCTGCCCTCTCACTGATTGTTCTTATTGCCCTTACCCTAGCTATCGGATTTCGAAAGATTGATATTTCCAGTTTTACTTATATTAAATGTATAAAGGTTTTTGTGCAGGCTATAATGAGCGCATTAGTGGTTTCATTAATTGAGGAAGTGTTTTTTAGGGGGTTTGTCCTGCAAACACTATTAAATGATATGAAGAAATTTTTTGCTGTATTAGTAACAAGTTTTTTCTACGCAATTGTCCATTTTACAAAGATTGAGGATCATCCCCATTTTGAGTTTATGGATATGCTCTCGGGATTCAAATCCCTTTTACTTATGGTTGAGCCGTTAAGTCATCCGGCACAGTTTGTTCCTGAATGTATCGGTCTCTTTTTTGTGGGCATTATATTAGCGTATTGCGCGCTTTGGACAAGAAGCCTGTACCTTTCAATCGGACTTCATGTAGGCTGGATATTTATCCTGAAAATAGATGGGTTATTTGTCACTGTCAATCAAGGATGGAATTATAAGTTTTATGGCACTGATAAAATGGTTGATGGGTATTTAAGCTGGATTATTCTGGGTGTCGTATTTATTGTTGTCACACTAGTGTATATGCCCCGGAAGAAAAAAGAAATCCCGTTAGATGTTTCTGATAGCACACCCGTGCACTGA
- a CDS encoding ComF family protein, whose translation MKNIFDNKRIVNAMRLIKIAQDYGKSFLDIFYPRHCLLCSDPLSFGEELICPTCSRAVIFTKDPFCKKCARPLVVSVGGRDGCYTCKSEKLPFEQLIALGIYEGDLKKCIHALKFEKKEYISKWFSDALVSFIESYSINIRNYDCIVPVPMHPLRKKERGFNQAELIARSLSKKLQIPYARGVLKRVKIGEVQSGLNKKKRQQNVEDAFVVTSPDVIKNNTVLLVDDIYTTGATVQSAARLLRVNGARKVSVCVLARGV comes from the coding sequence ATGAAAAACATTTTTGATAATAAACGCATTGTAAATGCTATGAGACTTATAAAAATAGCTCAGGACTACGGTAAATCATTTCTTGATATATTCTATCCACGCCATTGTTTATTATGTTCAGATCCACTCTCTTTCGGAGAGGAATTAATCTGCCCCACCTGTTCACGTGCAGTTATCTTTACAAAAGATCCATTCTGCAAGAAATGCGCGCGTCCCCTTGTTGTTAGTGTCGGAGGGCGTGATGGATGTTATACCTGTAAAAGTGAAAAACTACCTTTTGAACAATTGATAGCGCTCGGTATATATGAAGGAGATTTAAAGAAATGTATACACGCATTAAAGTTTGAGAAAAAAGAATATATTAGCAAGTGGTTTAGCGACGCATTGGTTTCTTTTATAGAGTCTTATTCTATAAATATTCGTAATTACGATTGTATTGTTCCCGTACCGATGCATCCATTGAGAAAAAAGGAGAGGGGTTTTAATCAGGCCGAGCTCATTGCTCGTTCACTGAGTAAGAAATTGCAGATTCCATACGCTAGAGGAGTTTTGAAAAGGGTGAAAATAGGGGAAGTGCAAAGTGGTCTCAATAAGAAAAAAAGACAGCAAAATGTAGAAGATGCATTTGTTGTCACAAGCCCGGATGTCATTAAAAATAACACTGTTTTATTGGTAGATGATATTTACACAACGGGCGCAACGGTACAGTCAGCAGCAAGATTATTAAGGGTAAACGGTGCTCGAAAAGTAAGTGTATGTGTGCTTGCACGGGGTGTGTAA
- a CDS encoding alginate export family protein: MMKRALLLCGIALLFLVALTTVNKGTALAATALNPSVEQEEHLTYKDVNYLDLLWGKGYAIPYHLKRFNFYDLFVDWGGSTATLLRFDFNKDKNRQKKDTVRDIQRLLLYVYANVRYQNWFRYYVKFRNIYHGHDYYPDDNKFVGPDVDQMYGEFLFEPFNLVVGRQFHKVGRGHVYRNNFDAIKLMYSDDFMDIDMYIGKVLGDNQDPYIPNNQQNKYPIGITATYKEFMKHLFQGYIVGVMDRSDDQLYYRNSNYKPVYFGTYGIGRFDINKYKIRSLTYYFETVKTIGTSSVSDFSPAANRYDSETIDTFLLDLGAIIRIDHPWKPEIENEFVWGSGDGTVPLYGDIQIHPSSATVDQVAQGAPGFVGVPTLYKNQRGNVSSILRGNPKGSKDQNWRGIDGYVNYGVALNPIVSNMLIYKFGAKLYPIKRLTIDINSYAYWKQHADGAISDYAAILPGRTFIGNEIDIGFMYDLTRYSRATFVYGHFFTGNVYPNNAHTDEDFLQLVYQYVF, from the coding sequence ATGATGAAACGAGCACTCTTGTTATGTGGTATTGCTTTATTGTTTTTGGTTGCTTTAACGACGGTAAATAAAGGCACAGCGCTTGCCGCTACAGCGCTAAACCCTTCAGTTGAACAAGAAGAACATCTGACCTATAAAGATGTGAACTATCTTGATCTTTTATGGGGTAAAGGGTATGCCATACCGTATCATTTAAAAAGATTCAATTTTTATGATCTCTTCGTAGATTGGGGCGGTTCAACAGCGACGCTCCTAAGATTCGATTTCAATAAAGATAAAAACAGACAAAAAAAAGATACAGTGCGGGACATTCAAAGATTACTTTTATATGTCTACGCCAATGTTCGGTATCAGAATTGGTTTCGTTACTATGTGAAATTTAGAAATATTTATCATGGACATGATTATTATCCGGACGATAATAAATTTGTCGGCCCTGATGTAGACCAGATGTACGGTGAATTTTTGTTTGAACCGTTCAATCTTGTCGTTGGCCGCCAGTTTCATAAAGTTGGTAGAGGGCACGTCTATAGAAATAACTTCGATGCTATTAAACTGATGTATTCTGACGATTTTATGGATATCGACATGTATATCGGTAAAGTGCTTGGTGATAATCAGGATCCGTACATTCCGAATAATCAACAGAACAAGTATCCAATCGGTATTACCGCGACATATAAAGAGTTTATGAAACACCTGTTTCAAGGCTATATCGTTGGTGTTATGGATCGCAGTGATGACCAGCTCTATTATAGAAACTCAAATTATAAGCCGGTATATTTTGGTACATACGGTATCGGAAGATTTGATATTAATAAATATAAGATCAGAAGCTTGACCTATTACTTTGAAACCGTAAAGACCATCGGTACAAGTAGTGTTTCTGACTTTTCGCCAGCTGCAAACAGATATGATAGTGAAACAATTGACACATTCTTATTAGATCTCGGTGCAATCATCAGAATTGATCATCCGTGGAAGCCTGAAATTGAAAACGAATTTGTATGGGGTTCTGGAGATGGTACGGTTCCGCTGTATGGCGATATTCAGATTCACCCTTCATCAGCGACGGTTGATCAAGTTGCGCAGGGGGCCCCTGGTTTTGTAGGAGTTCCGACATTGTATAAGAATCAAAGAGGTAATGTCTCCAGTATTCTTCGTGGTAACCCTAAGGGTTCTAAAGATCAAAACTGGAGAGGAATCGATGGATACGTCAATTATGGTGTTGCGTTAAACCCGATCGTCTCCAATATGCTGATATATAAGTTTGGGGCAAAGCTCTATCCAATTAAGAGACTTACCATTGATATTAACAGTTATGCTTATTGGAAACAGCATGCTGATGGAGCTATATCTGATTATGCGGCGATTTTACCTGGCCGTACATTTATAGGTAATGAAATTGACATCGGTTTTATGTATGATCTGACCCGGTATTCACGTGCAACATTTGTGTATGGCCATTTCTTTACGGGTAATGTGTATCCGAATAATGCTCATACAGATGAAGATTTTCTACAGCTTGTATATCAATACGTATTTTAA
- a CDS encoding FecR family protein, producing MKSKFKIAVAAIAVLISTIMITSFVIAQNDSIRIVGLDGLVDVKKAGSSDWVSAQIGMDLTTGDSVRSTIGSYADLQFKDGGVIRVDEESNMLIEDLSTDTKEVSFMFFMKKPVKSQKTKLKMLKGGIMASLKTQPTSQSTFHVETPKGIAGVRGTNWEVAEGMLVCMQGTVYWFPKDPNASQDFVQNIANNLKKWFKDKFGGSDTSTFPDSVPEGFVATIGSDGTFLGFTTASDGMVAIMSDFGQKYRGVTTLSSNPQKALEGIKDSTTQTVSQQESDDYFIGETIADNGMGHTQGGPGSTGSISSTSGVVRGDATSDPIDQEEEANPSHIP from the coding sequence ATGAAAAGTAAATTTAAAATAGCGGTAGCAGCAATAGCGGTATTAATTTCGACGATTATGATTACGTCATTTGTGATAGCACAGAACGACAGTATCAGAATTGTTGGACTTGATGGTCTTGTTGATGTCAAGAAAGCGGGATCTTCTGACTGGGTTTCTGCACAAATCGGCATGGATTTAACGACAGGAGATTCTGTTAGATCTACTATAGGTTCTTATGCAGATCTTCAGTTTAAGGACGGTGGAGTGATACGTGTTGATGAAGAATCAAATATGCTTATCGAAGATCTGTCTACCGACACAAAAGAAGTTTCCTTTATGTTTTTCATGAAAAAGCCGGTAAAATCACAGAAGACAAAGTTGAAGATGCTTAAAGGTGGCATCATGGCAAGTCTAAAGACACAGCCAACAAGCCAATCCACATTCCACGTTGAAACACCAAAAGGTATAGCTGGTGTACGCGGAACAAACTGGGAAGTGGCAGAAGGTATGTTGGTATGTATGCAAGGTACAGTATATTGGTTTCCGAAAGACCCTAATGCTTCTCAAGATTTTGTACAGAATATCGCAAATAATTTAAAAAAGTGGTTTAAGGATAAATTTGGCGGCAGTGATACTTCAACTTTCCCTGATAGCGTACCAGAAGGTTTTGTGGCTACTATTGGGTCTGATGGAACGTTTTTGGGTTTTACAACTGCCAGTGACGGTATGGTCGCTATTATGAGTGATTTTGGTCAAAAGTACAGGGGGGTTACCACACTTTCATCGAATCCTCAGAAAGCGTTGGAAGGGATAAAAGATTCTACAACACAGACTGTTTCGCAACAAGAGTCTGATGATTATTTTATTGGAGAAACAATTGCTGATAATGGTATGGGTCATACACAAGGTGGCCCTGGTAGTACTGGTAGTATAAGTAGTACTTCTGGTGTAGTTCGTGGAGATGCTACATCAGACCCTATTGATCAGGAAGAAGAAGCAAATCCGTCGCACATTCCTTGA
- a CDS encoding adenylate/guanylate cyclase domain-containing protein gives MKSKAKGLLRFFISFELLISICIAIIISAICLLGYLDRFELTTVDMRFKIRGTIPSTKEVVFVDMAEDSIRNIGRWPWSREWHATIISVLSQYNPEAISFDVLFTEPSSKENDDAMADAMKEAGSVYLPFLVEYDKEKVKGVLNPIPLFKESSKGTGFLDVIPDKDGVVRRVPLVIKHGDKYYRHFSFQIVCDYLKVKDEDIIIEPGKRILLKNSARGDIEIPIDDKCQMIINWAGKWVDTFTHYSYYETLLAYKQSLENQKPMIDLDTYKGKLCFIGLTAIGLNDTKPMPFETLYPMVGIHGNIINSIIGKTFMRETSPVVNCIIIFGICILTGLIVYLVRPFFGGMLSGVVLCMYLGTVFYFFKEQGYIVNIVGPALGVLNTYLIVVIYKYITEEKQKKWIKNAFSHYLSPVLIDQIIANPDALALGGVRRELTVLFSDIRSFTTYCESHTAEEVVAILNEYLDAMVKVTIKYNGTIDKFVGDEIMAVYGSPLWVEPKIQAKDAVTTAIEMIKRLNELHEQWATEGRKPLSIGVGVNTGEMITGNMGSTEIFDYTVIGDNVNVGARVEALTRNYDTDIIITESTYDLVKDENFALRELDSIVVKGKTKPVKIFSVDGYKDDTKNK, from the coding sequence ATGAAATCTAAGGCAAAAGGGTTATTACGTTTTTTTATCAGTTTCGAGTTATTGATCAGTATTTGTATTGCGATAATCATTTCAGCTATATGTCTTTTGGGGTATCTCGACAGATTTGAACTTACAACTGTTGATATGAGATTTAAGATCAGAGGCACAATCCCATCGACAAAAGAAGTTGTTTTTGTTGATATGGCTGAAGACAGTATCCGAAATATCGGTAGATGGCCATGGTCACGAGAATGGCACGCTACAATAATTTCAGTTTTATCGCAGTATAACCCTGAAGCAATCTCATTTGATGTTCTTTTTACTGAGCCGAGCTCTAAAGAAAATGATGATGCTATGGCAGATGCAATGAAAGAGGCTGGAAGCGTCTACTTACCTTTTTTGGTTGAATATGATAAAGAAAAAGTCAAAGGGGTGCTTAATCCTATTCCACTTTTTAAAGAGTCGAGTAAAGGCACCGGATTTCTTGATGTTATACCCGATAAAGATGGTGTTGTACGTCGTGTACCGCTCGTTATAAAACATGGAGATAAGTATTATAGGCATTTTTCATTTCAGATAGTTTGTGATTATCTTAAAGTAAAAGACGAAGATATAATAATTGAGCCGGGAAAACGTATTCTCCTTAAAAATTCTGCAAGAGGCGATATTGAAATACCTATTGATGATAAGTGCCAGATGATCATTAACTGGGCCGGCAAATGGGTGGATACCTTTACCCATTATTCATATTATGAAACATTACTTGCGTATAAGCAGTCATTAGAAAATCAAAAACCGATGATTGATCTTGATACGTATAAAGGAAAGCTCTGTTTTATTGGTCTTACCGCTATCGGACTTAATGATACAAAACCGATGCCGTTTGAAACGCTGTATCCTATGGTTGGTATTCATGGAAATATCATAAATAGTATTATAGGTAAAACGTTTATGCGAGAGACATCACCTGTAGTTAACTGTATAATAATTTTTGGTATCTGTATTCTCACGGGACTAATCGTGTATCTTGTACGGCCATTTTTTGGTGGTATGTTATCAGGAGTGGTGTTATGCATGTACTTGGGTACGGTCTTTTATTTCTTTAAAGAACAGGGCTATATCGTAAATATTGTTGGCCCTGCTCTTGGTGTTTTGAATACCTATCTCATTGTTGTTATCTATAAATATATTACAGAAGAAAAACAGAAAAAATGGATCAAAAATGCGTTTTCACATTACTTATCACCGGTACTCATCGATCAGATTATTGCTAACCCTGATGCATTAGCCCTTGGCGGTGTGCGTCGTGAGCTTACGGTACTTTTTTCAGATATAAGAAGTTTTACTACATATTGTGAAAGTCATACGGCCGAAGAGGTAGTGGCAATATTAAATGAGTATCTTGACGCGATGGTAAAAGTCACCATTAAATATAACGGAACTATTGATAAGTTTGTCGGAGACGAAATTATGGCGGTATATGGTTCTCCTCTTTGGGTAGAACCAAAAATACAGGCAAAAGATGCGGTGACTACCGCAATCGAAATGATCAAGCGATTAAATGAACTGCATGAACAATGGGCTACTGAAGGGAGAAAACCCCTCTCTATTGGTGTCGGTGTTAATACCGGCGAAATGATTACCGGGAACATGGGGTCAACCGAGATCTTTGACTATACGGTTATTGGAGATAATGTAAATGTCGGTGCGCGAGTAGAAGCGCTTACACGTAATTATGATACCGATATTATTATTACCGAATCAACATACGATCTGGTTAAAGATGAAAACTTTGCATTAAGAGAATTAGATTCAATCGTGGTAAAAGGAAAAACAAAACCGGTTAAGATCTTCTCTGTTGATGGATATAAAGATGATACAAAAAACAAGTGA